The genomic window ATTGCATTTTTATATTCTATGACAGGACAATTAAATATAACTTATATTCACGAAGTTTTGATAAATAATTATACAAATTACCCTAAGGCGATTCTTGTAACTATCGGATTATTTACAATAGGATTGGGTGTTAAAAGTGCCATGTTTCCTCTTCATAATTGGTTACCAGATGCTCATTCAAGTGCACCTACTTCATCAAGTGCTCTTCTTTCAGCCCTTGTACTAAAAGCTTTTGCAATATTATTAATAAAAATTTTGTATAGAGGGTTTGGATTAGAGATTATAGCAGGAAATATGGTTTTAGATATATTACTTATTTTAGGTATTGCAGGAATGGTTATCGGTTCTGTATTTGCTATATTCCAAAGGAATATAAAGAGGTTAGTAGCGTATTCAACTGTAGCTCAAATGGGGTATATATTCTTTGGTATAGGATTAGGAACTGAATTTGGAGTTACACTAGCTGTTTTCCATATGATTGGTCATGCAGTAACCAAATCAGCATTGTTTTTATGTGCAGGGGCAATGATTGAAAAAACAGGTCACAAGGAAATTGATAAATTAAGAGGTGTTGGAAAAGAGATGCCACTAACCTTAGGGCTATTCTTTATAGGTTCTTTATCTATGATAGGAATACCTGTACTACCTGGATTTGTTAGTAAATGGTATTTATCTTTGTCGAGTATAAGGGCAGGTAAACCAATGTTAATAATTTTTATATTAATAAGTAGTTTATTAAATGCGGTATATTATTTCCCTATTGCTATAAATGGATTTTTTGGAGAAGAAAATTTAAAGGGAAAAGTGTATAAGTCTAAGAAAAAGCCACTAAAAGAACTATTGCCAGTAATGATGTTAATTATAGCTATGATTGGAGTAGGAATAGCTTCAAGAAGTATAATAGATATTATTAAGCTTGGCATAGGATAAAAGGAGGACTTGATTTGAATAGTGCTGTAATTTTACTCCCAGTTTTTTTCCCTTTTGTTTTGTCTATACTAATAGCTATTTTTAAATTCAAAGAAAGAGAAAGAAACATATTTGCTAGCTTTGGAGTGATTTTTAATTGTATTTTTTTATTTTTTATTTTTTACTATGTAGGTGAGTGTAGCTTTCATTTGTTTAAATTCAATGATTTTCTTGATATATACCTTAAAATAGATAAATTATCAATTCTTTTTTCTATATTAGTATCAGTGTTATGGATATTTACTACTTTTTATTCAATGGAATATATGAAGCATGAAGGAAAGGAAAATAGATTTTTTATATTTTTTACAGCTACTTTAGGAGTTACAATGGGGATTGCTTTTTCAGGAAACTTAATTACATTATATATTTTCTATGAATTGCTTACTTTAGCTACCTTCCCATTAGTAATTCATTCTGGCACAAAACAAGCATTATCTAGTGGTAAAAAATATCTTATAT from Clostridium sp. MB40-C1 includes these protein-coding regions:
- a CDS encoding complex I subunit 5 family protein — translated: MIVLILFITAFVMPIVNRKNIVKGISLISMFVSLVLSIANLRGVLISGKYSYSIGHFDAPFGIEFYIGNIESIMAVMFTFVASMVIWYSIYSIDKDINENRIPLYYLLVNVLIGSLLGIVFTNDIFNAFVFIEIGTLASCGIVVIKDKKENIKATLKYLIMSCLGSGLVLMGIAFLYSMTGQLNITYIHEVLINNYTNYPKAILVTIGLFTIGLGVKSAMFPLHNWLPDAHSSAPTSSSALLSALVLKAFAILLIKILYRGFGLEIIAGNMVLDILLILGIAGMVIGSVFAIFQRNIKRLVAYSTVAQMGYIFFGIGLGTEFGVTLAVFHMIGHAVTKSALFLCAGAMIEKTGHKEIDKLRGVGKEMPLTLGLFFIGSLSMIGIPVLPGFVSKWYLSLSSIRAGKPMLIIFILISSLLNAVYYFPIAINGFFGEENLKGKVYKSKKKPLKELLPVMMLIIAMIGVGIASRSIIDIIKLGIG